A window of Corallococcus macrosporus DSM 14697 contains these coding sequences:
- a CDS encoding DUF2381 family protein → MGFRIQSRQLSLLALLVLPPVAAAEGALTPSLQMRNVALAEKAEAVRLSTTVPTTLSFDMPIDARAAVLSDGTRVEILDRGERSLTLRALEPLREPVTLRVPLSAASAQAAPLFQLSTPGDVVDAQVRVFREASAPELLRARLAELEARCAAYEAALADQRARCAARGPADWVLSGQVEEQGVMVVVLHEPLLGRAADAQVRVRAAAYFQARDWMVFKARVGNDTGKPWRPARAWLEDVATGKRVTARALRFAAEAPSKNGVGRVAVEFGWEETFGNSAEYRLVVEAASGGAPLVIPGVALQDGTPVGK, encoded by the coding sequence ATGGGGTTCCGCATCCAGTCACGACAGCTCTCCTTGTTGGCGCTCCTGGTCCTTCCCCCGGTGGCGGCGGCGGAAGGTGCCCTGACGCCCAGCCTCCAGATGCGCAACGTGGCCCTCGCGGAGAAGGCCGAGGCCGTCCGTCTCTCCACCACGGTCCCCACGACGCTCAGCTTCGACATGCCCATCGACGCGCGCGCCGCCGTGCTGAGCGACGGGACGCGGGTGGAGATCCTCGACCGGGGCGAGCGCTCGCTCACGCTCCGGGCGCTGGAGCCGCTGCGCGAGCCGGTGACGCTGCGCGTGCCGCTGTCCGCCGCGTCCGCCCAGGCCGCGCCGCTCTTTCAGCTCAGCACGCCGGGCGACGTGGTGGACGCGCAGGTGCGGGTGTTCCGGGAGGCCAGCGCGCCGGAGCTGCTGCGCGCCCGGCTGGCGGAGCTGGAGGCGCGCTGCGCCGCCTATGAAGCGGCCCTGGCTGACCAGCGCGCGCGCTGCGCCGCCAGGGGCCCCGCGGACTGGGTGCTGTCCGGACAGGTGGAGGAGCAGGGCGTCATGGTGGTCGTGCTCCATGAACCTCTTCTGGGGCGCGCCGCGGACGCGCAGGTCCGCGTGAGGGCCGCCGCGTATTTCCAGGCGCGCGACTGGATGGTCTTCAAGGCACGGGTTGGAAACGACACTGGCAAGCCCTGGCGTCCGGCCCGCGCCTGGCTGGAGGACGTCGCCACCGGGAAGCGTGTGACGGCGCGCGCCTTGCGGTTCGCGGCGGAAGCCCCTTCCAAGAACGGGGTTGGCCGGGTCGCGGTGGAGTTTGGCTGGGAGGAGACGTTTGGGAACTCAGCGGAGTACCGGCTGGTGGTAGAAGCGGCCAGCGGGGGCGCTCCCCTGGTCATCCCAGGCGTGGCGCTCCAGGACGGAACTCCCGTGGGGAAATAG
- a CDS encoding YIP1 family protein: MRIPCPRCQAFVVPGAQSCAWCGTSLLQSATPGASDPVCAIHPELLSLQACARCGNFACAQCLRKGPRDEPLCATCHDRVPADALPWDRREELGTLRAYFQTCQAVALRPTATFERARPEGSVGSSLGFAALSNLAAYFTTALFYLAVVFAIPAAMTEIDNVSQSGFRLVAAGVFGVVMVAAPVMGMLVALINAALDHLVFRLQRTGRPFEVTLRANTLSLAPYLLGVIPFCGMYIAPMWALALRVIAYRSLHRTSWGAAALGALAVPLLTFGLCFGGYAVVALVGAVAGIGK; the protein is encoded by the coding sequence ATGCGAATCCCGTGTCCCCGTTGTCAGGCGTTCGTCGTCCCTGGCGCGCAGAGCTGCGCGTGGTGCGGCACGTCGCTTCTCCAGTCGGCCACGCCGGGCGCCTCCGACCCCGTGTGTGCCATCCACCCGGAGCTGCTCAGCCTCCAGGCGTGCGCCCGATGTGGCAACTTCGCGTGCGCGCAGTGCCTGCGGAAGGGGCCGCGGGACGAGCCGCTGTGCGCCACGTGCCATGACCGCGTTCCCGCGGATGCGCTGCCGTGGGACCGGCGCGAGGAGCTGGGCACGCTGCGAGCATACTTTCAGACGTGCCAGGCGGTGGCGCTGCGCCCCACGGCCACCTTCGAGCGCGCGCGGCCGGAGGGCTCGGTGGGCAGCTCCCTGGGCTTCGCGGCGCTGTCCAACCTGGCCGCCTACTTCACCACGGCGCTCTTCTATCTGGCCGTCGTGTTCGCCATCCCGGCGGCGATGACGGAAATCGACAACGTCTCCCAGAGCGGGTTCCGGCTGGTCGCGGCCGGCGTGTTCGGGGTGGTGATGGTGGCGGCGCCCGTCATGGGCATGCTCGTCGCGCTCATCAACGCCGCGCTGGACCACCTCGTGTTCCGGTTGCAGCGGACGGGGCGTCCCTTCGAGGTCACCCTCCGCGCCAACACCCTGTCGCTGGCGCCTTATCTGCTGGGAGTGATTCCCTTCTGTGGCATGTACATCGCGCCCATGTGGGCGCTCGCGCTGCGCGTCATCGCGTACCGGAGCCTGCACCGCACGAGCTGGGGCGCCGCCGCGCTGGGCGCCCTGGCGGTCCCCCTGCTCACCTTCGGTCTGTGCTTCGGCGGCTATGCGGTGGTGGCGCTGGTGGGCGCGGTCGCCGGCATTGGCAAGTAG
- a CDS encoding DUF2379 family protein — MDALHRARRYRLAGDFDSARQAMREVLTIEGVPRNRATAQGPLKGPTDRPCRRA, encoded by the coding sequence ATGGATGCGCTTCATCGGGCGAGGCGCTACCGGTTGGCTGGTGACTTCGACAGCGCCCGACAGGCCATGCGCGAGGTGCTCACCATCGAAGGGGTGCCGCGCAACCGCGCGACGGCACAAGGCCCACTCAAAGGTCCGACCGACAGGCCATGTAGGCGCGCCTGA